AGGGGGGGCAAGGGCCTCATCTCCGGCGGCGTCATCACCGCCGGTGAAGAGGTATCCGCCAGAGTAATCGGCTCAACACTGGCTACTCCGACCGAAATCCAGGTCGGGGTCGACCCAAGGACGCGAGACGACCTATCGGGGGCGTCCACCGCTGCCGATAAGATCAAGAAGGAACTGACCCAGGTGGAGCTCGCACTGAAGAAACTGAAGGAGCTCGAGGAGACGCTGCCGCCCGACAAGAAGGCGCTTATCCCGGTTTTGACGAGGCAGAGATTCGTCCTGGCTGGTGAGTACCAGCGCCAGGCTGACAAGTCAAAGTCCCTTCAGGAGACCCTTAAGGCCCAGCGCAAGGGGCGAATCCGGGCGGACATCATATTCCCGGGGGTCAAGGTGACCATCGGGGGCGCGGTCCTGTTCCTCAAGGACGAGATGAAATACGTTACCCTGGGACTGAACGAGGAGGGAGAGATCAGGGTTCGAGCGCAGTAGAAGCGGACCGGATGGGTCGGAGCAGTCAGGGGTGATGGACTGTGAGTATCAAGCCTCTAGATCTCCAGGCTTCCGTCCCGAAATCAGGCGAGGTCGGCAGGGTTGTAAAGATACAGCAGGAAGAGGGCCAGGCGAGGCTTTCCGACGTGGCGTCGTCATTCCGCGCGCTAGCGGAGAAGGCGCAGCGCCAGGTCAGGACCCCTCCTAAGGCCACGGGCGGCAGGATCGAGCGGGACAGGAGGAACGGGCGTCGCTGGCGCGAGGATCGGGATCAGGCCGGGGAAGCCGAGCTGGCGGATAGCGCGGGCAGCGCAGCCGAGGCCGCGCCCGGACCTGCCAGGGACCCGCGGAAGGGCGAGCTACTCGACCTCCTCCTTTGATTGCCGTTCCGAATTGTGGTATACTTACAGGCGGCCAAGAGGCCAGAACGCACGCCCTCAGCGCCGTTGGTGCTCCCCGCGAGGGAGTCAGGGGGCGGAGGCAAACCGCGGAGGTGTATGAATAGTGTCCGTGATATCCATGAAGCAGCTCCTCGAGGCAGGGGTCCACTTCGGGCACCAGACCCGCAGGTGGAATCCCAAGATGAAACCGTACATCTTCACCGAACGGAACGGGATCTACATCATAGACCTGCAGAAGACGGTGAAAATGCTCGAGGAGTGCTATAATTTCGTGAGGGACGTATCGTTCCAGGGCGGACGGGTGATGTTCGTCGGGACCAAGAAGCAGGCCCAGGAGGCCGTGGCCGAAGAGGCGAGCAGGTGCGGGCAGTTCTACGTCAACCAGCGCTGGCTCGGCGGCATGCTGACGAACTTCCAGACGATCAAGCGCAGGATGGACAGGCTGCTGCAGCTCGAGGAAATGGTGGAATCGGGCTACATCGAGAGGCTTCCCAAGAAGGAAGTCAGCTCGCTCATGCACGAGAAGGATAAGCTCACGAAATACCTCGGCGGCATCAAGGGCATGAAGGACCTGCCCTCGGCGATATTCATCGTGGACCCGCGCAAAGAAAGGATCGCGGTGGCCGAGGCAAGGAGGATGAAGATCCCGATAGTCGCGATCGTAGACACTAACTGCGACCCGGACGAAATCGATTACATCATCCCGGGCAATGACGACGCGATCAGGGCGGTCCGGTTGCTGACGTCCAAGATGTCGGACGCGGTGCTCGAAGGTAAACAGGGGGTCCAGGTGGTAGAATAATGGTCGGGGGCTGAGCGCCTGAGGGCGTAAAGGCCCCCGTTTTCAACATGGTCTACAGCTACGGGGGGCATCCGGGATGATAGAAGCTTCGGTGGTCAAGGCGCTCCGGGACAAGACCGGCGCCGGGATGATGGAATGCAAGAAAGCCCTGACGGAAACCTGTGGGGACATGGACAAGGCGGTTGAGTATCTCCGCCAGAGGGGACTCGCCCAGGCTGCCAGGAAGGCGGACAGGATCGCGCTCGAGGGCGTCGTCGACGCGTACGTGCACCTCGGAGGCCGGATCGGGGTGCTTATAGAGGTGAACTGTGAGACGGATTTCGTAGCGCGCAACGACGAATTCAAGTCGCTGGTCCACGACCTGGCAATGCAGGTGGCGGCGGCGAATCCCTCGTACATCTCGAGGGAAGACGTACCTGCCGAGGTCATCGAGCGGGAGAAGGAGCTCCAGAAGCGGCGCGCGCTCGAGGAGGGCAAGCCCGCGGCGGTGGTGGACCGCATCGTGGCCGGCAGGATGGAGAAGTTCTTCGAGGAGATCTGCCTCCTGGATCAGGCGTTCATCAGGGACGAGGACGTCAAGGTCGGTGACTATATAAAGCAGAAGATTGCGAAGACGGGTGAGAACATAAAAGTGGGCCGGTTCGTCAGGTACGCATTGGGGGAGACAAACGCCTGATGGCACTTGGAGGGTACCGGATGATTACGCCCAGGTATCGCCGCGTGATATTGAAGCTTAGCGGGGAAGCGCTCGCGGGTTCGCAGAAGACAGGGATCAGTCCCGAAGTCGTGGACATCATCGCAGTACAGATCAAGGAAATCGTGGACATGGGCGTCGAGGTAGCGGTCGTCGTCGGCGGTGGAAACATCTGGCGTGGCACGCAGGGTAGCGCAAAGGGGATGGACCGCGCGACCTCCGACTACATGGGGATGCTGGCGACGGTGATCAACGCGCTGGCGCTGCAGGACGCGATAGAGAAGCACGGTACGGACACGCGGCTTCAGACGGCGATCGAAATGCGGGAAATCGCGGAGCCCTATATCAGGCGCAGGGCGATCCGGCATCTCGAGAAATCCCGCGTGGTGATATTCGCGGCGGGGACCGGAAACCCATACTTCTCGACAGACACCACGGCCGCACTGCGTGCGGCCGAGATCGAGGCGGACGTCATTCTCATGGCGAAGAAGGGCACGGACGGGGTGTACGACTCGGATCCGAACACCAACCCCGGCGCCAGGAAATTCGACGAACTGATGTACATGGATATATTGAATCGCGGTCTCAGGGTGATGGACGCCACCGCGACGTCCCTCTGCATGGACAACGAAATACCGATGATCGTCTTCGACCTGAACGTCTACGGCAATATCAAGAGGGCCGTTTTCGGGGAGAATATCGGAACCTACGTGGGGAGGGACCGGAATGGTAAAGCAGGTGCTCAAGGAAGCTGAGGACAAGATGAAGCGGAGCGTCGATGGTTTCCGCAAGGAGCTCGCAGGCCTGAGGGCCGGACGCGCCACGCCTGCGATTCTCGAAAAGGTGACGGTGGATTACTATGGGACCCCCACCCCGGTCAACCAGGTGGGGACCATCACGGTCCCGGAACCCAGGCTGCTCGTGATCCAGCCCTGGGACAAGACGCTCATCCCTGCCATCAACAAGGCGATAATGAAGTCGGATATAGGTATCACTCCGGTGGCCGACGGTAACGTGATCCGCCTTGCGGTGCCGCAGCTCACCAGGGAGAGACGACTCGATCTGGTAAAAGGCATCAAGAAGAAGGCGGAGGAGGAACGCGTTTCCATCAGGAACATCCGTCGCGACGCCATCCAGGAGATCAAGGACGCCGAGAAGGACGGCGACGTGCCCGAGGACCAGAGCAGGAAGGGCCAGGACGACGTGCAGAAGCTGCACGACAGGTTCATGAAGGAGATCGACCAGGTCGTGGATGCGAAAGAGAAGGAGATAATGGAGGTTTGAGCGACGTCGACCTCGAGCGACTCCCCGGCATGAGGGCGGGGGTCGCGCGTGAGGCCGCGGAAAGGGCGGGGTTTACTGTGGTCGAGAGGGTGACCCGCCCGCCGTGGGGGGTGCGCGGTGACCTGGAAGCGCGGGTCCTGAGGGTCCGGCGGACCGGTCCCGCGACCATCGAGGTCGTCATAGCATACGAGCAACATCTGTTACAGGATTCACAGAAGCCCCCTCTCTGAGGGGGTTTTGAGTGGGAGGGGGACGCGGGATCGGTGCACGTTGCCATCATCATGGACGGGAACGGCCGCTGGGCTACAAGACGCGGGCTCCCGAGGCTGGCTGGGCACCGCCAGGGTGTCGAGGCGCTCCGGGGAGTGATTGAAGGGTGCGTTGAGGAGGGCGTGGATTACCTGACGCTGTTCGCGTTCTCAACGGAGAACTGGACGCGCCCGAGGCAGGAAGTTGACGGACTCATGTCGCTGCTGGTCGAGTATTTTCAGCGGGAGATCGCCTCGCTCGACCGGAAGGGCGTCCGGATAAGGGTTATCGGTGAGCGCCAGGGAGTGCGGGCAGACATCGTCCGTCTCATCGAGCGGGCGGAGGAACTCACCCGGTCGAACACGAAGCTGGTGCTTACGGTCGCCTTCAATTACGGCGGCAGGGCTGAGATATGCTCGGCGGCGAGGCAGGTGGCGCGCTTGGCGCGGGACGGCCGCCTGGACCCTGAGGAGATCGACGAGGCGGTCTTCGCACGCTACCTATATGCGCCGGACCTTCCCGACCCGGACCTCCTGATCAGGCCCAGCGGGGAACTGAGGATTTCGAACTTCCTTCTCTGGCAGCTGGCGTACGCCGAGATGTGGTTCACGCCGGCGTACTGGCCCGATTTCGGCAAGGAATACCTGCGCCAGGCAATTGCCGAGTTTCGCTTGCGGTCGCGCAGGTACGGCGGTCTTGATTCCCCGAAAGGGGTATAGTCAGCGTGCTCTCATTGAGAATACTCAGTGCCGTAACAGGGGGGCCGGCCGTGCTCGTGGCGGCCTGGTACGGCGGGATCCCCCTCGCAGTCGTGGTCCTGATTATATCGGTCATCGGTGCGGATGAGTTGACGCACCTTCTGCTGGCGCGGGGAATAGAGGTTTCTCGCGCGCTGGTGTATACCGGCGCCGTCGCGTGCGTCGGACTCGCGTACCTCGGCGACCCGTGGTACTGGGCGTCGTTCCCGGCGCTTGCCGCGGTGGCGTGTCTCGGGATACCGGTGGTCACCCACAGGCGCCCTGGACTTGTGGAGGGCGCGGCGTCATTCCTTTGCGTGATGTACGCGTCCTACCTCCTGGGGCACGTCATGCTCATAAGGCTGCTCGGTGGCGGTGAAAGGCTGCTGGTGCTGGTGATGGTCGTCACATGGGCCACCGACACAGCGGCGTATTTCGGCGGGATAAGGTTCGGCAGGCGCCTGATGTGCCCCGAGCTCAGCCCGAAAAAGACGTGGGAAGGCGCGGCTGCGGGTGCACTCGTGGGGGTTGCGGTCTCGGCGTCGCTCGGGGGGTGGGCGGGGTTCAACCTCGCCGTGGCGGTCGCGCTCGGCGTGGTGGGGACTGCAGCCGCTCAGGTCGGAGACCTGGCGGAGTCCGCAATCAAGAGATACGCCGGCGTCAAGGATTCGGGCAGGATAATCCCCGGGCACGGCGGGGTGCTGGACAGGTTTGACAGCCTTCTGTTCGCGGCCCCCGTGATGTTCTGGGTGTTCAGGCTGGTGGGCAGATGAGGAGTCTTGGGCTGTCAATCATATATAGCCTCGCGTTCATCGGGATATCGTACGTCCTGGTCCGCTTTGTGCTGGGGTTCGTGTGGCCGTTCGTCCTGGCGGCGGTGTTCGCGGTGATGATCGAGCCCGCGGTTAGCGGCATGCAGCGGTCGAGGGTTCCTCGCGGAATCGCGGTGTTGGTTTCGCTTTTTCTCCTGGTGACCCTGCTCGTCTTTGTAATCACGCTCGTTCTGTCGAAGTTCATCCACGAGCTCGCCGAACTGTACGACTCGCTTCCGGCGATGTACGCGTTGGCTGCAGACGCCGCCGCGAAGGCCGCTCAGTCCCTCAGGGAACTCGGCCGCGGGTACTCGATACCGGTGGATCAGTACCTCACGTTCCAGATCGAGCCGATCTACCGGGGGCTTCAGACCATCCTCGTGAACGTGCTGATGAGCGCCACCAACCTGCCTTCCCTGCTGTTGGGCTTCCTGGTGTCCATGCTGGCGGCGTTCTTCATGAGCAAGGACAGGGATGTTCTCTCGAGGTTCGCTACGGGGCTTCTGCCGCCCGAGGCGAGGGGCCGGCTGTACGCGGCCAACAAAGACATCATCTCCACGTTCCTTTCGATACTCCGGGCCCAGCTCGGGTTGGCCACGGTCACGGGAGTACTGTCGTGCGCGGGCCTCTGGCTTTTCGGGTTTGACTCACCCCTCGTGCTGGGGGCGGTGTGCGGGCTGCTCGATTTCCTGCCCCTGTTCGGGCCGTCGCTGGTTTACCTGCCGATGATCCTGTGGGGGATCGGGACGGGCAACGCGGGGATGGCGATTAAGACGGCGGTGGTGTTCGCGGTGGTCGTGGGTGTGAGGCAGATGCTCGAGCCGAGGATGATAGGGAAGGCCGCGGAGATGCACCCGCTGGCGAGCCTGTTCTCGATTTACGTTGGGGTGCGCTTGTTCGGGCCGCTGGGCTTCGTGCTCGGCCCGCTGGCGGCGGTGGTTCTAAGGGCGCTCATAAGATCCGGTTTGATGCCGGCGTTCAACGGGGGGCGCGGGGCATGATTGGCGTGGCGGTACTCGGATCCACCGGCTCGGTGGGCCGGCAGGCGCTGGACGTTATAAGGCGCCTGGGCAACCAGTTCAGGGTAGTGGGCCTTGCCGCCGGTCACAATGCGTCGCTCCTGATAGAGCAGGCTGGCGAGTTCGCGCCCGACCTCGTGTGCGTGGGCGACGAGGAGGCCGGTCGCTGCGTACGGGAAGCGGTACCTGGTTGCACTGCCGTCCACTGTGGGAGCGGCGCCGTGGAGGACCTCGCCCGCCATCCCTCGGTTGACGTAGTCGTGGCCGCCATAGGGGGTTTCGCCGGCCTTAGACCGGCGCTCGCGGCCGCGGAGGCGGGGAAACGGATCGCGCTGGCCAGCAAGGAGGCGCTCGTCGTCGCCGGGGGCCTCGTTCTTCAGGCAGCCGCGCGAAACGGCGCGCGGGTGATACCCGTCGATAGCGAGCACAGCGCGATTTTTCAGTGTATTGAGGGTCAGCGCTCGAGGCCGTCCAGGATCATACTCACAGCGTCCGGAGGGCCCTTCAGGTTGAAGTCAAAGGACGAGCTCAGGACCGTCACGCCGCAGGAGGCTCTCCGCCACCCGAACTGGCGGATGGGGGCGAAGGTGACGGTCGATTCGGCTACGCTGATGAACAAGGGACTCGAGGTGATAGAGGCGCACGTTCTCTTTGGAGTCGCATACGACGCGATTGACGTAGTGATACACCCTCAGAGCATAATACATTCTATGGTAGAGATGGTTGACGGGTCGGTGCTGGCGCAGATGGCGGCGCCGGACATGCGGCTGCCGATTTCCTACGCCCTGGCGTACCCGGACAGGGCGCCCGCGGGGGCGCAGAGGCTCGATTTCACCTCGATCCCCCCGCTGACGTTCGAGCGGCCGGACGTGGAGAGGTTTCCCGCGCTCGCGCTGAGCTACAGGGCCGGCAAATCCGGTGGCCTGGTGCCGGCGGTTCTCAACGCGGCCGACGAGGTTGTGGTCGGCCGCTTCCTCGGGGGCGCGATCCCGTTCACGGCCATACCAGAGGTGATCGGGTCGGTGATGGATGCGTTCACACCCGCGCCCGGCATTTTCGACCTGGAGGCCATCACCCGCGCCGACGCGTGGGCGCGCGAGCAGGCGGCGCGGGCCTGCGACCGAATTGAACTCAGAGAGGAACGTCGATAATGCAGTCTGCGCTGTGGGCGATACTCGGTATAGGTCTCATGATGTTCGTACACGAGCTCGGGCATTACCTGGGCGGCAGGGCGAACGGAATCAAGGTGGTGGAATTCGCCCTCGGGTTCGGGCCCAAGCTGTTCTCCTTTCGTCGCGGTGAGACTATGTTCTCGGTGAGACTGATCCCTGTGTGGGCTTACGCGGCGATGGAAGAACGCACGGACCCTCCGGGCAGGGGTTTCCTGGAGAAGAGCGTCCTCCAGCGGATGAGCGTGATGATCGCGGGCCCGGCAATGAGCCTCCTGCTCGCGGCCGTATTGTTCACTCTCATATTCTCCGCGATCGGGACTCCGCACCCGACAACCGTGATTGAGGAGGTCATGGCGGGGTACCCCGCCGAGGCAGCGGGGATCAGGAAAGGCGACAGGATTGCGGCGATAAACGACAAGCCGGTGAACTCATGGCAAGACATCGTCTCGGCGTTCCAGGGCTCCGCCGGTATCAGGACCAGGGTCACCCTTCTTCGCGACGGGCTCACGGTACACTCCGACGTGGTCCCCGTCAAGGGGGACGGGGGGAGGGGAATCGTGGGCATCCGGCCGGTCCTCGAAATGCGGACTGAAGGGATAGTCCAGGCGATCGGCGACGGGTTCAAGCAGACTTTATGGGTTTCGTCAGCCTGGGTCCGGCAACTCGCTTCGATCGTGATGGGAAAGGCGAAGCTCGAGATCGTGAGCGCCGTGGGGATCGGCCAGATGATCGGGGAGGCGTCGAGGAACAGCCTCGGTGACGCCCTGTTCCTGATAGCAGTGTTCAGCGCGGTAGTGGGCCTGGGGAGCCTCCTTCCGCTGCCGGGATTCGATGGTGGGCGACTGCTGTTCCTGGCCATCGAGGCAGTGAGGGGAAGACCCGTGGACCCCGACAAGGAGAACCTCTTTCACTTCATCGGGTTCGCGGTGTTGCTCGCGCTTGGTATAGTGATAATCCTGAGAGACATACAGCGGTTGATGGGATGAAAGGGGAAGGCGCCTTGGGACCGGGAACGCGACTCCGGGAGCGGCGCGCGGTGAAGGCCGGGGGGCTGACGATCGGTGGCAAAGCACCGGTGTCGGTCCAGGGAATGACCAAATGTGATAGCCACGACGAGCGGGCGCTGCGTGAGCAGGTGTCGCGCTTGGCCGGGGCCGGCTGCGAAATCGTCCGCATTGCCGTTCCGGACCGCGAGGCGCTCGAGCCGTTCGGCGCGGTTGCGCGGGAATCCCCGATCCCGGTGGTCGCGGACATCCACTTCGATTTCAGGCTTGCGCTGGGGGCGCTGGAGGCCGGAGCACACAAGATACGCATCAATCCCGGCAACATCGGGGAAGCCGGCCGCGTGCGCGCAGTCGCGGCCGCGGCTCTGGAGCGTGGCGTGCCCATAAGGGTGGGCGTGAATTCGGGTTCGTTGGAAAAGGACCTCCTGGAAGAGTACGGCGGGCCGACGGCGCGCGCGCTTGTCGAAAGCGCGAGGCGACACGTTGTGATGCTGGAGGATGCGGGTTTCCGGGACATCGTCATCTCCCTGAAGTCCTCGCGCGTCCCGGTAATGGTTGAGGCCTACCGGATAGCGGCGGGTGAGTTCCAGTATCCCTTACACGTCGGAGTCACCGAGACCGGCGCGGGGATGCCGGGGATCGTGAAGTCGGCGGCGGGAATAGGAGTGCTGCTCCTCGATGGGATCGGGGACACCATAAGGGTATCGCTGACCGGCGACCCGGTGCAGGAGGTGCTGGTGGGACAGCAGATTCTGGTTGCCGCCGGGCTGCGGAAGGGCAGGCCCGAGATCATATCGTGCCCGACGTGTGGGAGGTGCGCCGCGGACGTGGCGGCTGTGGCGGACGAATTGAGGCGCCGTCTCGAGGCGGACAAGCCCGACCTGACGGTGGCCGTGATGGGCTGCGAGGTCAACGGGCCCGGCGAGGCCAGAGAGGCCGATGTCGGGATTGCGATCGGGAAGGGCCGTGCGGCCATATTTATCGACGGAGAGGTGTTCAAGTCGGTGCCTCTTGACCGGGTGGTGGACGAACTGGTGTCGGCGGTGAGAGAGCGCGCGGCGAGGCGGGCTGTCAGCGAGGGCTGTGGCTTCGGCCGCAGCGGCGCGGCTGGGGGGCCCGGAGCGTGAGGGTCGTTGCGATTGTGCCTGCGTACAATGAGGAGAAAACAGTTGGAAACGTGATCGAAGTCCTGAGGAGCCTGGACCGGATAGACGAGGTCGTGGTGGTGTCGGACGGCTCGCGGGATTCCACGGCCGAGGTCGCGCGCCGCGCGGGGGCCACCGTGCTGGAGCTCCGCGACAACGTCGGGAAAGGCGGGGCCATGAAGACCGGGATAGAGAGTACGACCGCCGGCGTATTCCTGTTCCTCGACGCCGATCTCATCGGACTTGCGGAGGAACACGTTACCGCCCTGATTGCTCCCGTGGTAGACGGGTCCGCTGACATGACAGTAGGCATCTTTGAACGGGGCAGGGCGGTCACGGATATCGCCCAGGTGGTCGCCCCGCAGCTATCGGGACAGCGCGCTGTGAAGGCGAAGGTACTCTCGGACATCCCCGAGCTCGAGGTGGCGCGATTCGGCGTCGAGATAGCGCTCACGAGATACGCAAAACACGAGGGGATCCGCGTGCTGGAGGTGCCCCTGAAGGGCCTCACGCACGTGATGAAAGAGGAGAAGATGGGCCTGTCGAAAGGGTTCGTGGCGCGTATGAAAATGTATTGGGACATAATCAGGGCTCACGCGGCGAACAGGGACTGAGATGGACGAGCTGGCGGTCCTCACTCGAATAGGGATTGCGGCCCTGCTGGGGGCCGCCGTTGGCTTCGAGAGGGAGCGGGTCAACAGGGCGGCGGGTCTCAGGACGCACATCCTGGTCTGCGTCGGGGCGGCGCTCGTCATGATAGTCTCGATCAGCATGTCGCTTTCATACCCGGGGTCGGATCCGTCCCGGATAGCCGCGCAGGTGGTGACGGGGGTCGGCTTCCTGGGCGCGGGGACGATAATGCGAGAAGGGGCCAGCGTACGAGGCCTGACGACCGCGGCTGCGCTGTGGGTGGTCTCTGGTCTCGGGCTTGCGGCTGGAGCGGGCATGTACGTGGCCGCGACGATAGCCGCCGCAGCCGTCCTGGCTGCGTTGCACTTCCTGCCGCCCCTGGAGCGGAGGATTGCCAGGCGCGAGGGAACGGTGTTCGTGAGGATGGAGGATAGGCCGGGACAGCTTGGAAACGTCGCGTGCGTGCTAGGCAGGCACGGGATCGACATCAGGCACGTGGAGATCGAGCCGGGGGACGACGGAACGGTGGAGGTCTCGTTCCGCGCGCGTTTTCAGGGCGGATTCAAGACCGAGGAGGTTGCGTCGGACCTCGCGGCGATTG
This genomic interval from Bacillota bacterium contains the following:
- the rpsB gene encoding 30S ribosomal protein S2, whose translation is MSVISMKQLLEAGVHFGHQTRRWNPKMKPYIFTERNGIYIIDLQKTVKMLEECYNFVRDVSFQGGRVMFVGTKKQAQEAVAEEASRCGQFYVNQRWLGGMLTNFQTIKRRMDRLLQLEEMVESGYIERLPKKEVSSLMHEKDKLTKYLGGIKGMKDLPSAIFIVDPRKERIAVAEARRMKIPIVAIVDTNCDPDEIDYIIPGNDDAIRAVRLLTSKMSDAVLEGKQGVQVVE
- the tsf gene encoding translation elongation factor Ts, whose protein sequence is MIEASVVKALRDKTGAGMMECKKALTETCGDMDKAVEYLRQRGLAQAARKADRIALEGVVDAYVHLGGRIGVLIEVNCETDFVARNDEFKSLVHDLAMQVAAANPSYISREDVPAEVIEREKELQKRRALEEGKPAAVVDRIVAGRMEKFFEEICLLDQAFIRDEDVKVGDYIKQKIAKTGENIKVGRFVRYALGETNA
- a CDS encoding UMP kinase, translating into MITPRYRRVILKLSGEALAGSQKTGISPEVVDIIAVQIKEIVDMGVEVAVVVGGGNIWRGTQGSAKGMDRATSDYMGMLATVINALALQDAIEKHGTDTRLQTAIEMREIAEPYIRRRAIRHLEKSRVVIFAAGTGNPYFSTDTTAALRAAEIEADVILMAKKGTDGVYDSDPNTNPGARKFDELMYMDILNRGLRVMDATATSLCMDNEIPMIVFDLNVYGNIKRAVFGENIGTYVGRDRNGKAGAQGS
- the frr gene encoding ribosome recycling factor, with the translated sequence MVKQVLKEAEDKMKRSVDGFRKELAGLRAGRATPAILEKVTVDYYGTPTPVNQVGTITVPEPRLLVIQPWDKTLIPAINKAIMKSDIGITPVADGNVIRLAVPQLTRERRLDLVKGIKKKAEEERVSIRNIRRDAIQEIKDAEKDGDVPEDQSRKGQDDVQKLHDRFMKEIDQVVDAKEKEIMEV
- the uppS gene encoding di-trans,poly-cis-decaprenylcistransferase yields the protein MDGNGRWATRRGLPRLAGHRQGVEALRGVIEGCVEEGVDYLTLFAFSTENWTRPRQEVDGLMSLLVEYFQREIASLDRKGVRIRVIGERQGVRADIVRLIERAEELTRSNTKLVLTVAFNYGGRAEICSAARQVARLARDGRLDPEEIDEAVFARYLYAPDLPDPDLLIRPSGELRISNFLLWQLAYAEMWFTPAYWPDFGKEYLRQAIAEFRLRSRRYGGLDSPKGV
- a CDS encoding phosphatidate cytidylyltransferase translates to MLVAAWYGGIPLAVVVLIISVIGADELTHLLLARGIEVSRALVYTGAVACVGLAYLGDPWYWASFPALAAVACLGIPVVTHRRPGLVEGAASFLCVMYASYLLGHVMLIRLLGGGERLLVLVMVVTWATDTAAYFGGIRFGRRLMCPELSPKKTWEGAAAGALVGVAVSASLGGWAGFNLAVAVALGVVGTAAAQVGDLAESAIKRYAGVKDSGRIIPGHGGVLDRFDSLLFAAPVMFWVFRLVGR
- the ytvI gene encoding sporulation integral membrane protein YtvI, whose protein sequence is MRSLGLSIIYSLAFIGISYVLVRFVLGFVWPFVLAAVFAVMIEPAVSGMQRSRVPRGIAVLVSLFLLVTLLVFVITLVLSKFIHELAELYDSLPAMYALAADAAAKAAQSLRELGRGYSIPVDQYLTFQIEPIYRGLQTILVNVLMSATNLPSLLLGFLVSMLAAFFMSKDRDVLSRFATGLLPPEARGRLYAANKDIISTFLSILRAQLGLATVTGVLSCAGLWLFGFDSPLVLGAVCGLLDFLPLFGPSLVYLPMILWGIGTGNAGMAIKTAVVFAVVVGVRQMLEPRMIGKAAEMHPLASLFSIYVGVRLFGPLGFVLGPLAAVVLRALIRSGLMPAFNGGRGA
- a CDS encoding 1-deoxy-D-xylulose-5-phosphate reductoisomerase codes for the protein MIGVAVLGSTGSVGRQALDVIRRLGNQFRVVGLAAGHNASLLIEQAGEFAPDLVCVGDEEAGRCVREAVPGCTAVHCGSGAVEDLARHPSVDVVVAAIGGFAGLRPALAAAEAGKRIALASKEALVVAGGLVLQAAARNGARVIPVDSEHSAIFQCIEGQRSRPSRIILTASGGPFRLKSKDELRTVTPQEALRHPNWRMGAKVTVDSATLMNKGLEVIEAHVLFGVAYDAIDVVIHPQSIIHSMVEMVDGSVLAQMAAPDMRLPISYALAYPDRAPAGAQRLDFTSIPPLTFERPDVERFPALALSYRAGKSGGLVPAVLNAADEVVVGRFLGGAIPFTAIPEVIGSVMDAFTPAPGIFDLEAITRADAWAREQAARACDRIELREERR
- a CDS encoding site-2 protease family protein, with product MQSALWAILGIGLMMFVHELGHYLGGRANGIKVVEFALGFGPKLFSFRRGETMFSVRLIPVWAYAAMEERTDPPGRGFLEKSVLQRMSVMIAGPAMSLLLAAVLFTLIFSAIGTPHPTTVIEEVMAGYPAEAAGIRKGDRIAAINDKPVNSWQDIVSAFQGSAGIRTRVTLLRDGLTVHSDVVPVKGDGGRGIVGIRPVLEMRTEGIVQAIGDGFKQTLWVSSAWVRQLASIVMGKAKLEIVSAVGIGQMIGEASRNSLGDALFLIAVFSAVVGLGSLLPLPGFDGGRLLFLAIEAVRGRPVDPDKENLFHFIGFAVLLALGIVIILRDIQRLMG
- the ispG gene encoding flavodoxin-dependent (E)-4-hydroxy-3-methylbut-2-enyl-diphosphate synthase, with product MKGEGALGPGTRLRERRAVKAGGLTIGGKAPVSVQGMTKCDSHDERALREQVSRLAGAGCEIVRIAVPDREALEPFGAVARESPIPVVADIHFDFRLALGALEAGAHKIRINPGNIGEAGRVRAVAAAALERGVPIRVGVNSGSLEKDLLEEYGGPTARALVESARRHVVMLEDAGFRDIVISLKSSRVPVMVEAYRIAAGEFQYPLHVGVTETGAGMPGIVKSAAGIGVLLLDGIGDTIRVSLTGDPVQEVLVGQQILVAAGLRKGRPEIISCPTCGRCAADVAAVADELRRRLEADKPDLTVAVMGCEVNGPGEAREADVGIAIGKGRAAIFIDGEVFKSVPLDRVVDELVSAVRERAARRAVSEGCGFGRSGAAGGPGA
- a CDS encoding glycosyltransferase family 2 protein; protein product: MRVVAIVPAYNEEKTVGNVIEVLRSLDRIDEVVVVSDGSRDSTAEVARRAGATVLELRDNVGKGGAMKTGIESTTAGVFLFLDADLIGLAEEHVTALIAPVVDGSADMTVGIFERGRAVTDIAQVVAPQLSGQRAVKAKVLSDIPELEVARFGVEIALTRYAKHEGIRVLEVPLKGLTHVMKEEKMGLSKGFVARMKMYWDIIRAHAANRD
- a CDS encoding MgtC/SapB family protein, with the protein product MDELAVLTRIGIAALLGAAVGFERERVNRAAGLRTHILVCVGAALVMIVSISMSLSYPGSDPSRIAAQVVTGVGFLGAGTIMREGASVRGLTTAAALWVVSGLGLAAGAGMYVAATIAAAAVLAALHFLPPLERRIARREGTVFVRMEDRPGQLGNVACVLGRHGIDIRHVEIEPGDDGTVEVSFRARFQGGFKTEEVASDLAAIDGVRSVEIPRG